The genomic DNA ACCCCGAAAGACTGCATCATCCATTCTGGCCAACCGGTTTCGTGCCCCTGTGCCATCTCGAGAGCGCTGCGAAGTCCGCGGATGTCGACCGGCGCGGGTTCTCCGACAAGTTGATAGGCTAGGCAGTAGGAGCCTAGAGGAAACCTTGCCGGGTGCTCGTCGGGAAAGCCGCCTCGGTCGAGAGTGTCCTTCCAAGTCTGCATGCTTGTGTGGGTCCACTCGTCGAGGATTGATGCCGGTAATGGGCCTTCCACAGGTAGAGGGCTTCCCAAGAGCACGGCACGTATGCTGGCCAGCATGTCCTCGCGCGCGTTCAGCACGCAGCGTCTAATCAGCCCATCCCACTCCTCCGGAGTCTGTGGCGATTCGCTCCGTGGTCCGTGTCGCCGTATGTAGTAGACGTTCTGTTGGACGTGCTGGTTGTTCGGCCCCCCACGTGCCGCGCGGACTGGAACGGCATGCCCTCCGTGAACCACCACCACGGGATACGCATTGCCAGAATCATCAGTCACGAGACGAACGTCACAGTGAAACTTGGGCGATGCATATCGCTCGACGACATTGTTCACGATGTCCTGCGAGTACTCGTTTTGCGGCCTGCGGCCAGCCCCAGGCACATAGCCCCCATCAGCCTCATCAAAGCCGATGACGACGTAGCCGCCTCCGTGGTTTGCGAGAGCCAGAAGAGCCTGAGCCAAGTCGGCTCTCGCGACTCCATCAGATAGATCAAGCCAGCCCTTTACCTCGATATCCAAGTCCTCGCGCACATGAACCACGAGGTCCCTGAGGCGTTCCGGCGACAAATCCATTGTCCAACTCCCCTCCTAATGCGCGAGCAGCCGCACCGAGGCTCATCGGAGGAGCAAGTCCCCCCGCAGGTCGCTTGCCCCCGTGAAGGGACTCCGCACCCAACTAATCGCGTACGGGTCCTGTCTCGAATTAGCCAGCTCGAGAAGTGAGTTGATCTCTGCTGCCTCTGGCGACTCGATGTACGGTCGCCTCTCGTCAAGCCAAGACAACGCTCGGTTCATAGCTCGCACGTCGAGTGGTTCGGCGTTGACCGCGATTCTGAGATCCCCGACGATCGAATGAATCAGCGCAACACGCATCTGCGGAAGAAGTGCGGGCAGCACGTCCACATCACCGTCTTCCGAAACAACGACGGCCACGCGACAGCCAGTAGGCAAACAGTACCTAGCGGCCGAATTGAACCTTGCACCGCGGGCAGGCGTACAAGCCTCAGTCGCCAACCCATCGAGAATCACTCCAACGGCATGACACTCCGCGTTGCCATCGCAGAGCACGGCGCCGTCGATCCCGGTCACCAATCGAACCGTCTCAGGCGATAGGGGCGTGGGTTGTACGGGCAGCGCTTGACCCGCAAGTCGGGATGCCTCGCTTTCAGCGTCGTTGGCAAAGACCACCATCGTTCCATGGCGTTGTTCGATAGCGGCACTGACGACAACCCACATGGCCTCAACCTGAGGCTCGGTGGAACCCAGGACTCGTCGTGCCACGTCTGCGAACCTTGCTCGGTCAACTCTCGGCCGGGGCAGTGAGGGGAGGCCGGACACAACACGCATGAGCACGTTGGAGTCGTGAGTGAGCTGCCAAGCCTGATGACCGGTGTACTCAACGATGAACGCGTCCTCGGCGCCCCAATCGAAGCCGGGCGCAACGTGAACAAGCCGAGTGATGACGTCACCTTCGCACTGAACGAGTGTCGAGTCGTCTGTCATCTCAAGCGCCTTGCGCGCCGCCCTCGTCACGGACATACGCACCGGCCTCTCAAACCGAACTACCTCTTCCAAATCATCGCGGCCTTGGCGCGCCAAGATCATTCGCCCCGTACTGGCCTCTCCTTCAAGTCTCTGTCCCGCGAGGCTAGTGCAATCGTTGAATAGCCTTTGGGCTAGGCCCAGCTGCCATCCGGGCGTGAGCATCAGTCTGTGGCCGGCCGCCCGAAGGAGAGCGTCAGGCGAGGCGGATACCTCGAATGGGCCGTAGCCTTCCCGGTCGGTGTGCAACCCAACTTGACACGCCGCAAAATATTCAGCGACCGCGCTATCAATGAGCGAGACTGCCACGCGCCAGTAGTCGTCAAATTGGCTGTTCTGTAGCGAGTAATAGCTCTCTACGACTGCACGGTCCAATTGAAGAACAACTAGTACATCGAATCCCCGAACTTTGACTGGAGCGGAAGCAAAGGATGTGCGGTCTGGAGAGCTGAGAGCCCCCAGAATCTCAAGTGCGGCAGACCGCACGGAGTCGGCCCTGATGCTTTCCGCATGGCGCTGTTGTTCCAGTGGGTGAGAGTGGAGTGTCTGGTTCGCTGGGTCAGATTCACGAATGACCTCAGCGCGCTCGTAGAAGCCCGCGAACTGGTCCCAGGTGTACCAGCAGTCGTCGGGGTCGACGACGATCGTCTCTTGGCCGTCAGCGGAACGTCCGAGTGCTAGAAGAAACACGTACGGCTGCAGCCTCGCGTCGAGCCGCTCCATGAGTAGGTCTGCAAGTACCTTCACGCCAATTCGAAAGTCGTGCTGCCAGCCCCAAACCACTTCCCCAGTATTAGCCACTTGCACCCCTCGCTTCTCGCCATTACCAAGAGCGACCCACTCGCAAACGTCCCGAGATCACGCACGCGGAGTTTCGGACTCGTTCTCGACCGCAGGGCCCCTGACCGATGCGTTCGTCCGCACGCGCTCCAGATAGTCCGCCGCACGACGGAGCAAGGCTGGGCTGTCCTTCATCTTGCCAAGTGTGAGATTGCACGGACTGCATAGATACCCTCGCACCAAGCCCGTTGAATGAGAATGGTCGACATCAGTTGCAGGTGCTCCACAGATGTCGCACGGCACACCCGCGTCCAACCGCGCCATTTCTTCGTCTGACAGTCCATATTTCCGAGATCGGTGCAGGTGTGCCGGGCACTTGTCATTCTGGACAGCGTAGCGCGTGCATCCATCGACAACACACCGCTTTGCTCCCAGCTTGCCGGCACGTTTCAGCTCCACGTAGTGCTGCGAACAGTAGCCCAGCTTCTCGGCTCGGCGTTCGCATCCGTCGGCAAGACAAGGGACGCCACCGAAGGCTCCAGCGGCTAGGGCCTCGGCGTAGTGTTCGCGGCACAACCCTCGCGCATGCTTCGGGCGACCACAACCAAGAGCGCTGCACTGTGCCTTGTGGAACTCTCCGCGAGCACGAGCGGCCGCATAGTGCGTGGAACAAAGCGAGCGACCGACGACCGGTTTGGTGCAGCCATCAACCGAGCACGGTGTTCCGAATTCGCCGTTCCGCTGCGCTTGGCCGTAGTGCTTCCCACACAAACCGCGTGCGTTGACGGGTCTGCCACAGCCATGCACGCTGCAGATGCTTCGAGCCAATCTCGTCCTCCGAGTCCCGTAGTCGTCCCCGTTCTCGCCAATATATCTCTTGAACGCAACTTCACGAGTTTCCACTGCGGCGAGTGGGATGCTGCGGAGCCGAACATGACCGAATTCGCGTCCCTGGCACTAAGGGGCGAGACGCCTTCGATGAGCTTGCTGGCGACATTTCGGACCGCAATAGAGGGCGCGCGTTGCGCTGAGTGCCGCACCGCATGTGGGACAGCTCTTGGCCATTCTTGAGGCATGTTCAAAGACCGCTATGAACTCCTCGAGCCGCTTCAGTCTCGTGGGACCCACGCTAGAAGGCGGCCCCATCAACGCATCCCGGACAATCGCGTCAACGGCTTGCATCACCCGCTGCTTGGTTTCATGTCTCGGCGCGCTACCGGCGATCAGCCGGTTCGTGGTCGACGCAGACACGCCAGCGGCCTCACGTATCTGGCGTGGCGCAATGAATCTCATCGCGGGAACGTAGTGAGTGAGAAACAGGTCATCGTTCCTCGGCTCGTATCGATTTCTGACCTGCACCGGATCGCGAACCAACCCCGCGTTCGCCTCGTCGAGTAGGTTGGACTCCTTCCCTATGTACTCGATTGACTGCACTTCGACATGGCGACGATGGAGCATCTCATTGCCCTGCTGCAGGCCCGACCTGCCCTCACTGTCTGCCATCTTCGTCTCGGGATGGGCGACGTATTCCCACGCGATGTCCGCGTACGCTTTGAGGGTCACCGCACCTTCGATGATCTCACCCACAGTGACGGGATAGTGCATGCCAGTGTGAATCTCCACGAACTCGAGTTCTCGCCATTTCGAGGCGTCCGCCACGTACGGAGCTACCAGAGTGAAATGCTTCGCGTCCTCGCCGAGGGGAAGTCCGAAAGGGTCAAGCTGAGCACAGACCATGAAGCTTTGAGGCGCGACCCGCTCTCGGAGGGGCTTGGAGCTGTTCGCTCCCTTGAACCACGACAGTTGTGCTGGCGAGCTGACGGCGAAGCGACTCAGTGCCGGTGCGTCGAATCCGGGAAGATCCGAGACTTTGAGCTCGATGCCCGCAAGGGCTGCTTCGATGATCCGGAACCACAGGTCGTACTGCCACCGCTTGGTTCCGACCTCTTGGAGAGGCACTGAGGGGTCTGGAATGTCGGGAGGCGACTGACCGTCCCTGTATGGCGGGACGAGGTGACCTAGGCGATGCGCCGACGCACGGCGCAGGATCGGGCGCCCGTCCTCATCGATGTTGAAGAGGGCGTAGCGCTTCGACGAGATCGCGAAGCAGTAGAGCGGTTCGATACGGCGTTCTTCCTTCGGATGTCCTATGCGGTAGTTCACCGATTCGGGCTCGAAGAGCGGACCGCCGCCTTCGTAGGGGTTTAATGGATCGAACCAGCTTGAGACGCGCAGCGCCCTCTCGACGAACTCCTCTTCGTTCATCCCCTCCGGCTTGGCAAGCGCCATGGAATCCGTGTCGCAGAAGACCCATGACAGCCCTTCGCGTGTCGCGAGGCACTCGGCAAGCGCAAGCATGAGGTGGGCACTCGCTGCGACGAACGTGGCGACGAGCGGATTGAAGTAGTGGCCGGGCTTCTCAACCAATCTCACATGTTGGTCGTACGAGTTCCCGTCAACGTCGAACGCGGTGACGACTCGTCCCTTGACGAAGCGTTCCACATTCAATTCCAGACCGATTCCGTACGCGGCAGAATTGGCGATGATCTTTGAAGCCAGCTGGTCAGCGTCAAGCCGGGCCGCAAGCGCGAAGTCGCCTGCATTGCGCGCGGCATCGCGTCGGATCTTGAGTCGGCACCGACGTTCGGTGAGCGCGCGGACGAAACTACCTGCGCGCGGATCGAAGAGGCCATCCGATCCCGGAAGCCGGACCTGAGAGAGGCCCGTTTGGATTCCTTGAGGCCGGAAGCGCCAGGCTCGATGCACTTTGGGCGCATGGCCGGTGAGAAGAGTACTCCCAAGGCAGTGCGCGATCGTGTAGACGTGCCGATGCGCACTGGACACGTAGCTCGTCGACACAGACGAGGCGCCCCGCTTGGTGAACTTGCAGCGCACTGGCAGTATGTCGCAGTCGGGTTCGATCTCGACGAGCGTCGTCAGATCTCCCCACAAATCGGGATCTCTGAGGCTTTCGGGAGTCACGTGATCGAGTAGTCGCTGTGTCGCCTCGGTCGCGTCTTCGACTTTGACGCTCTCGCATATGACGAAGTCCCAAAGACCGATGAGCGAGAAACCGGTCGGGTAGGCTGACAGGAAGTCGCAGCAGAATACCTGAGTGACTTGCTTCCTGATCTTGGTTTCGCACCGGCCACCGTAGTACGCCTCCATAAGGGCGGAAGTGACCCCGGGCGGCAGGTCGGAGGCCCGCTCTGCCCAGGTACGGATTCCCATCTCCTTGAAGTAGCCCTTGGCGACGCTTGCCGAGCTGTAGATTGCGGTGATGGGCGTTCTGCTCAGATTGAAGTCGAAGTAACGATCGCGCAGAGTGACGAAGCACTCCCACGTGGCCAAGACGTCAGTCATCGCGTAGTCGAGGTAGTCCTCGGTCAGCGTCTTGCCGTGGCCACCGCTGGCATGCTTGGTGTGGGCTACGCCGAGCAGGCGGGAGAGCGTCTCGAGGGAGTGCGATTCACCCGTCATCGCCGACGCAATAGTTCGGACGTCGACGAAGTGACCGCGATGGCGCGCGACGCTTCCACCCTTGTTCCAGTTGCGATGTTCAGCGCTCCGGCCATGTCCTGACGCGAGATCGATCAGCGAGGCGCGACGGTTGATGCGCTTCACCCGCACTCGTGGCCTCACTGGGTTCTCCGTCAGAACGTGAGTGAATCCGCCGCGCATGCGACGTTTGCTGCTCAGGGACCGAAGCGCAACGCGGGGGAAATCGAACGGGAGGTTGAAGCCGACGCAGAGCCCCGCGGCATCATCCACCACAGGGAAGAACACGCGGTTGATGAATCCGTTGCGGGTGCGAACCTTGTAGCCGTGCCTCTTAGCCCACGCCCGGAGAAGTCGCAGTTCATCGGGCGCAAGAGCATCAGGATCGTAGAAGACGCCGTGCTCCTGAATCTCATCTGTTTCGAGCACGAGGTACGTTCCGAACCGTAGGCTCTGCGCCTCATCGGTCGAAGTCTCGGTGTCGAACACGAGCGCGAAACCTGAGTGCGGCAAGCGCTGCCAGCCGGTTGTATCGGGCGACTTCCTCCCTGCGACTGCGAACGCGCGGACCGCGATATCGAGCGGCTCGGGTACGGGGACGTCCAGCGCGGAAGAGCTAGTCTTCTTCATCGGCGCCGTCCTCTTCTCCGCACGGAACCCAGTAGCGCGGACCGATCGTGGCGCGAAACTCCCGGTCCCTTGCTTCCAGCTGAGCCGGTAGCGGCTCGAGGAAGATGAGACCCTGCTTCACCAGGTCCACGAAGCCCCGAATGATTGCCGCGATTGTCAGCATCGGACTGCTATCAGGGTTTCGCAGGGTCTCGTCGGGCCATTCGCGCTGCATGTCGCTCAGTTCTCTGTGATCGTTGGCGTCCACCGTCATCGTCCTTTCGTCGTTATGGCGTCCTGCCACGTGGTGCTCTTCGGTTGGGGTCATTCCTGTCTCCGCGCGCCGACAGCGGTAGCAGATGATGTCCGGGGCGACACCGATGAGAGCGGCGGGCCGGTCCTCTCCGCAATTGGGGCAGACTGGGCCCGGCGCGCCGAGACGTCGCAGGTGTCCTTGGCGCCGCCGCTCATCGGCAAGCTTGCGTTGGAGGTAATCCATCGGCTCCCCTAGTCCTCGCCAAGGGCGTAGATATCATCGAAATCCAACTCTCCGCGATTTGCCCACTCATCAATGGCCAAGGGATCGGTTTCGAAGTAGTAGCCGCCCGCGGAGACACCCTCGAGCTTCGCAAGCGCTGAGGCGTCACTTGGAGGATGGGTGTAGCGGCGCACCGCGTCCCAGTACGAACCGACGAGCGAGCGCTGCCGCGAACTCGTTGTGCGGACGAGCTGCATGCCGTCCCGAGTGAGGATTCTCATTGGCACTGAGAGCCTGTCGCTCTTGGTCGCTTGGTAGCGCCCGGACGGCGCCTTGACCCAGGCGGAGGCCGTGTGTCTCAGCACTGTCTCGCGAGTGGTCCCGACCTGGCGAGCTGCCTCGGACGGAGAGAGATGTTCGGCACGAGCAATCGAAAGCGCGCGCAGGGCGGCCTGTCTGTCCCGTTCGAGCTTCAGCTTCATCACGTCAAACGCATTCGCCACAACTGCCCGGCGATAGGCGTCATATGAGGGGAAGACACGCCCCGCAAGCGGCCCGCTCTTGGGCCGGAATGGTTGATTGCGATCCGAACTCGACGTGCCCATTTCGGCACCTCCATGCGACTGGTTGGTGTGCGTTGCAACTACCTTGTAGTCCAACGCATTAGCCATGAGAAGCCCCCAAGAAGGGTCCCATGCTCAACTCTTTTGGTGTAAGATGTATCTATGGCTGGAGAGACACTGGGGAGATCAGGCGGCTACACGCCCGCGCAAATGGTTGCGGAGGCCGAGAAGCATGGCTTCAAGGCTTCTGAGCGCCTCATTTCCGACTGGGCAGAGCTCGGCCTGCTCGACGTGGCGGAGAAGTCCGGGCGCGGGCGAGCGCGCGGCATTGTCAGAACGCGTTCCGAGCACCAGCTCGACCTCTTCCTCTCCCTGCTGCGGCAACGTCAGCACGGAATCAACCAGGTCGGCACGCTGGCCAACGTTCCCGTGTTCATCTGGTTGAACGGGGGAGACAGTTACGTTCCGGTGCGTCAGATCGTACGCGCCCTAAGGACTTGGTCCGACCGGTACGCCAAGGCTGAGTGGTCGAATGCCAAGGGGGCCGCGCTTGGGTCGATCGCACCGTTCATCGACCCGGCCGCAACCGACGGAGCCAAAGAGGCCCTGCGTTTGGCGCTTGCCGCCGCGATGAACGGAGATGGTCGATTCGACCGCTTGCGCGTTGAATCGCTGCTGCGCGCGGTCATCGATCCCGAGGCAACTGGACGAGCTCCCGGGCCTTCCGGCGCCAATGTCACGCCCGAAGGCGTCGCCGCCCTGCTGGCTGCTCGCTTCGAAGCCCGTGCTCGCGCTCGCAGCGGCACAATCTCCGAGGCCGAGCTTCGGGATGCGCGAATGCTCTACCTCTACAGCCACGCGGCCTACGCAAAGGAGCAGCCGGGCCTCGCTGCCGACTTTCGCTCGCGGGGTCGATTCGCAGCACCGGCTCTGGATGAAGTCGCGAGCCGGGCGTGTTTGGATCTGCTTACCGCGGTCGGGCTGAACGCTGACCGACAGGTGGTCACGACGAACCAGGAGGCCGACGGGGCGGCGACACGGCCACCAAGTCAGTAGAGATCGCCCCCGCGACTGCGGACACAGCCCGGGGGCACGGCAACGGAAGGTGGGCTTCCGAATGCGGCTCGATACTAGCGCACCAGCGCGGATTGAAAGCCGGGCGGGCGTCATCGTGCTCGATGGCTACGGGATATCGGTCTCGGTTCGACGAGGCCAACTGGCCTTGAGCGATGGCATCGGAACGACACGTCGCGAAGGCAGATTCTCCAAAGCCACCGGCAACCTGCGACGCCTCGTCATCGTCGGTCACACGGGGGCGATCAGCCTCGAGGCGATCCGTTGGCTTCACGACGGGGGCGCGTCGCTCATTCAGATCGATCGGGATGCAACCGTTCTCTTCGCATCTTCTCGTCGGGGCCGCGATGATGCGCGCCTCAGGCGAGCTCAAGCGATTGCGCCCTACTCCGCGACCGGACTCGAAGTGTCTCGCGAGCTTCTTGTAGCGAAGCTTGCTGGACAATTCGATGTTGTGTTGACCTTGCCTGAATCAGGCGAGGCATCCGATCGGATTGGCGTGGCTGTGCGGTCGGCTCGGGAGGCAGGCACGCTCGACGAGCTCCTGCGAGCCGAGTCGGATGGCGCCACCGCCTACTGGGGCGCTTGGAGCGCACTAGTGGTTCGCTTTCCGAAGCGCCTCCTCTCATATCTCCCTGAGCATTGGCTCACATTCGGGCAGCGCAGCTCGCCGTTCTCCGGATCACCGAGGCGTGCCGCCAACCCTACTAACGCTCTTCTGAACTACCTCTACGCGATCTTGGAGGCAGAAACCTCCATTGCCTGCGCAGCGGTAGGGCTTGACCCGGGTCTTGGGTTCTTTCACCTGGACACGGCTAGCCGCGATTCGCTTGCGTGCGACGTGATGGAAGCCATCCGCCCCAAGGTGGATGCCTACGTCCTGAAGCTTCTGTCATCTCATACGTTCTCGCCAAAGGACTTCTACGAGGATCGCAAGGGCGTTTGCCGCGTGCTCGCACCGCTGACGCACGAGCTATCTGAGACAGCCCGGGTTTGGCAACTAGCCGTGGCGCCGATTGCGGAGCGGGTTGCGCAAATGCTCGCCGATTCGGTCCGGCAGGATGGGCCCGCGCTTGCCACCCCGCTTACACAATCGCGACGCCGCGCGTCTCAAGGACTTCCTCGTGTGCGCGTCGCAAAGCCGACAGGCGGCAAGCTCCGTGGTGTGTGCGAGGCATGCGGCGAGACCGTGCCGAACGCAGACCGACGTCACTGCGACGCGTGCGACGCGAAGCGCATTGCCGAGCAGGGGGCGGCACTTGTCTTACTCGGGCCCCAGGCCCTGCAACGCATGAGAGAAGAAGGACGCGATCCCGCGCACGGCGGAGCCCCGAGTCAGAAGCGCAGCGCCACTGCGAGGATGCGAAGAATCGCCGAAATTGACTGGGACCGGACGCATGATCTGGCCGACCCCGAGGAGTTCACCTTGGGCATCTTGCCGAAACTGGCTGATTGCTCACTGCGGGAGCTCTCCAAAGCCACGGGGCTGTCGCTCCGATACTGTTCGCTCATTCGCCGAGGCGAACGGGTTCCTCACGCCCGCCATTGGGCCGCGTTCAACTCGTTTGCCTAGAACTGAAATGTCGGTCCCGACTGCTATGCTTGACCCGTAGCGGCTGCGATGCCTCGGGAAGCGTTCCGCTCCGTACGACGCATCCAGCCCGCGCAGCTTGCCGATGCACCGGCCCCCCGTGCTTGTCACGGAGGGCACAGCGCGGGCAGCGGGGGGTCCACGCCGAAGAAGCTGCATCAATCGGGGAGCGGGTTTCTCGTGGACGGCAACACGTCAGCGACCCGTGCCGGGCTTGAATGGCGATCGCGTCGGGAGTAGAAGCAGGGGAAACGGAGAGGCCAGCATGGGCATCGACTATCGGCTGATTCGGGCAATCAACACCGGACGGTGTTTCGCTCTGGTCGGGTCAGGACCGTCGAACGAACTCGGCTTTCCGTCGTGGAGCGAATTGGCTGCCGGGGTCGTCGAGGGGCTGCATTCGGCCGACGTGGGAATTGACGAAGCCTCCTACGCCAAGTTCCTAGGTCAGAACAAGCTTCCAGAACTGTTCCGATTGGCGGAGCGCGACCTCGGTGATCGGGCTGAGCTGCTCCGCCTGATGGAATCGCTGACGGTACCGCGGCGGAAGGGTTCCCACCACCTGTACGACTACCTGGTGAGGTGGCCATTCGCCTGCTACCTGACGACCAACTACGACGACGAGCTCTCGGAAAGACTGGGGGCCGCAGGGAAGTACTTCACTGTTCTCCGCAATTCACGCGACGACTTGGCGACCATTCGTGAGGGTGTTACGGGGACCGTCTACAAGATCCACTCTGACTTCACGGAACCAGAAGACGTGGTAGTCACTAGCGAGGACTACCGTGGTCTCAGGCTAACCGGCCACCAGTACTACAGAGATCGGCTTCAGCAGGTATTCCAGACGTTCGACGTCTTGATCATCGGGCACAGCCTCGAAGACCCCGACATTGGGCTGGTCCTTGAACTGGCGAAGGAATCGGCGAGCGCCGAGCATCCCGTGTTCATGATCGTTGCGAACGCCACGAACGGAGAGATCGACGAGTACTTCGAGAAGTACAACATCATCGCCACCACATATCACAATGCAGAAGGGGAACGCCACAGGGGCCTCATCCGCCTGATGTCGCAAATCGACCTGTGGGTCGCGCCGGAGGTACCGGACCGTGTGCCCACGCACCGACCTGTCGGCGACGAGGAGATCGGCAGGGCAACTGGTCTCTTCTTGTACCGCAAGCTGGCACCCAGCGCAGACGATGCGCACATCCTCGATGCGGCCCTCTCGCCAGTGGTTCTTTCTGCGCTTGAGGAACATCGAAAGCTCCCTGGTATCTCGATTGATGAGATCGCAGCGCTGCCCGCGGTAACCGCGATAGCAGCTAGCGCGGGCAACCGTGACGCAGTTGAGGCAGCCTTGAATGAGCTTGATTCTCGTTCCCTCGTGAAGCAATACGATTCGCGCTACTGGATTTCCGAGTCCGGCTTGTCGCGCGTCGCACAGGTACGCGCCGTGCGACGACAGGTTGAGGACCAAGCTTTGGGACAGTTCGCACTGACGTTCAAGGAGGCCGCCGAGTCGCTCGGGGCCGCGGAAGTCACGACCGAACTGGCAAATAGCGCACGTGCCATCATCAGGGAGGCAGTCGCAGAAGTCTTCCAGCGTCGCGCTATGGCAATCACCAATCGAGTGATAGCGGGGCAATCGCTCGCCGCAGAGGACATGCCTGAGGTGTTCCGGGCGGTCAACAGAGCCTCCGGCGTGCTGGAAGATCGCGCCGTACGTGCCGCATTCCTAGAAGCGGGGCGTGATCTTCTCGTGACACCTACCGCCGAACAACAAGAGTATTTGGCGGCACTGTCCCAAGGCTACTTCTTGGAGCATCTACTGGGGCTTGATCCCGAATGTGCAGAGATTCGACGTGGGCTGTTTGACGACACCTTCTGGATTTGTGACTCAAGCGTTCTGCTACCACTTTGCGCGCTCGGGACACTCGACCATGAGTTTGCGCTTGATCTGTTTAGCCGATTCAGGGCTCGAGATGTGACGATCAATGCCACTTCGCGGCTGATGGGCGAAGTGTGGCGGCATCTCGAGTGGGCAATGAGCTTCGTGGAAAGGCATGGCGTCGACTCTATAGAGTTCATGACCGCTGCTTTGGACA from Coriobacteriia bacterium includes the following:
- a CDS encoding SIR2 family protein, which translates into the protein MGIDYRLIRAINTGRCFALVGSGPSNELGFPSWSELAAGVVEGLHSADVGIDEASYAKFLGQNKLPELFRLAERDLGDRAELLRLMESLTVPRRKGSHHLYDYLVRWPFACYLTTNYDDELSERLGAAGKYFTVLRNSRDDLATIREGVTGTVYKIHSDFTEPEDVVVTSEDYRGLRLTGHQYYRDRLQQVFQTFDVLIIGHSLEDPDIGLVLELAKESASAEHPVFMIVANATNGEIDEYFEKYNIIATTYHNAEGERHRGLIRLMSQIDLWVAPEVPDRVPTHRPVGDEEIGRATGLFLYRKLAPSADDAHILDAALSPVVLSALEEHRKLPGISIDEIAALPAVTAIAASAGNRDAVEAALNELDSRSLVKQYDSRYWISESGLSRVAQVRAVRRQVEDQALGQFALTFKEAAESLGAAEVTTELANSARAIIREAVAEVFQRRAMAITNRVIAGQSLAAEDMPEVFRAVNRASGVLEDRAVRAAFLEAGRDLLVTPTAEQQEYLAALSQGYFLEHLLGLDPECAEIRRGLFDDTFWICDSSVLLPLCALGTLDHEFALDLFSRFRARDVTINATSRLMGEVWRHLEWAMSFVERHGVDSIEFMTAALDKDGFRQNLFLDGYIRLSARGDVGSFDDYVNKVCPVGCSKSGLAESLGRFGLNVLYEYDLGDLSELQGKIAAYRQSRGTWKNEFQVIAEAEVLEYSRLVLEGDIPVPGMKIGPPKKSYFISHSRVLDKARRDIDTLISWTPEAVYRLVTSLPGAPIDAALLQQCMLNDYYYAGVSFIDRASYLRFFGPAISQSRLQFEEEKDKYVSAASTVGAEELEADFEATDDLLKPFFSSQMGWRVARIAKYNADAASASATEAKLDAEKRIRDNDEQWREKVKAINAQNIAAKHNAADPKHVRKRARQAKRRKGKK